One Castanea sativa cultivar Marrone di Chiusa Pesio chromosome 4, ASM4071231v1 DNA window includes the following coding sequences:
- the LOC142630895 gene encoding uncharacterized protein LOC142630895, producing the protein MAGREVREYTNLTDPKDKKWGKGKEKIDDEDTTFQRMVAKMQEVAGERGGYLHGRGALDSDDLLYLKEQMEAEEDAERLLRRTEKRAFAAFKKAASLADSSPASVPLPLRVEPKPKSGIRQQYLLKKVVEIKPKRKRTSSPSDGNQSTPASNDSALKSLKSESHQEKEQPEADREEKEWPLSRSNKADGDTNTENPVKSLLGLAYASSEDDED; encoded by the exons atggcAGGAAGAGAGGTCCGTGAATACACCAATCTTACCGACCCTAAAG ATAAGAAATgggggaaaggaaaggagaagatAGATGATGAAGACACCACTTTCCAACGCATGGTTGCCAAG ATGCAAGAGGTTGCAGGAGAGCGTGGAGGCTACCTTCATGGGCGAGGCG CCTTGGACAGTGATGATCTACTCTATCTCAAGGAGCAAATGGAAGCTGAGGAGGATGCTGAACGCCTCCTACGTCGAACTGAGAAACGGGCATTTGCTGCATTTAAG AAAGCTGCAAGTTTAGCAGATTCTTCACCTGCATCAGTGCCCTTGCCACTTCGAGTTGAGCCCAAGCCCAAGAGTGGAATCag ACAGCaatatttattgaaaaaggTCGTGGAAATCAAACCCAAACGGAAGAGAACTTCTAGCCCATCTGATGGGAATCAGTCAACTCCTGCTTCAAATGATTCTGCTTTAAAAAGCCTTAAGTCTGAGTCTCACCAGGAGAAGGAGCAGCCTGAGGCTGACCGAGAGGAGAAAGAGTGGCCTTTGTCCAGATCGAATAAAGCAGACGGAGATACTAATACGGAAAACCCTGTTAAAAGTTTACTAGGCCTAGCATATGCAAGTTCTGAGGATGATGAGGACTGA